The genomic interval AGTCGCTGGCAAGGAGGCTGCCCGTGTCCATCGTTCTGCTCGTGCTCGTGCTGGCCGTCACCCTCGGGGCCGGGCCCGCGCAGGCCCAGGCGCCGATCGAGGACGAGCTGGTCCTGCAGACTCCCGTCTCCAAGTTCATCGTGGACGCCACGCTGAAGGCCTTCGCCGACTACGCCAAGGAGCGGTGGGGCCTCACCCTGAAGACCAACGCTCAGTACGCCGGCACTCCCGTCTCCTACGGCCGCATCGTGGAGTGGAAGGGCAGGCCGGAGGCCGACATCTTCTGGGGCGGCGAATCGGCGCTCTTCGACAAGCTCGCCGAGCAGAAGCTCCTCGTGAAGCACGAGATCTCGCGCGAGCTGGCCGACGGCATTCCGCTCTCGATCGGCAAGCCGAAGCCGATCCCGCTCAAGGACCCTCACGGCTTCTGGATCGGGACCGCGCTGGAGCCCTATGGGATCGTCTACCACCCGCGGCTCCTCAAGCGCCTCGGCGTGCCCGAGCCGAAGGACTGGGACGACCTCCTCCACCCCAAGCTCAAGGGGAACGTCGCCCAGTGCGCGCCCACGCGCTCGTCGTCGAGCCACGCCACGTACGAGATCATCCTGCAGGTGAAGGGCGAGCAGGCCGGCTGGGAATGGCTGAAGCGCCTGGCCGGCAACTCCGGCATCTTCACCGCCCGCAGTCGGGACGTGCCGTCGGTGGTGGCCAAGGGCGAGTTCGCGGCGGGGTTCGCGGTGCCGTCCTACATGGCGTTCGAGGAGGTGCTGGCCGGCTTCGACATCAAGTACGTCGCCCCCAGGAACGCCTTCGTGACCCCCGAGCCGATGGCGATCCTGGCCGGGGCCCGCCACCCGAAGGCCGCCCGGGCGTTCATCGAGTTCCTGCTCACCGAGCGCGGCCAGAAGGTCTTCATGGAGCGTGGCCTCTTCCCGATCACGCCGAAGTACAAGGTGCAGGGCCCGCCCGGCTCGGTCGCCGAGAAGGCCGTCGAGTTCACGGGAGGCGTGCGCTCCTACTTCGACCACGAGATCGTCGGCAACTACGACGAGGACGTCGCCCAGAAGCGCTACCAGGAGGTCAACGAGAAGTACCGGAAGGAGATCGAGGCCGCCTGGGAGGAGCTCAAGAGGAAGTAGTGACGCGCTCGACCTCGACGCGGGTGCTGTAGAGGTCGCTGCCGCCGCCGAGGTCCGCCAGCCCGTCCGACGTGAGGGCGTTCGCGGACGCTCCCGAGGGGCTCCGGGACGGCCACCAGCCGTGCGGCATGGCCACGACGCCCGGGCGGACGCCGTCGCCGACGCGGGCGCGCAGCACCACCGAGCCGCGCCGGTTGTGGGCGCGGACCAGCTCCCCGTCCCGGATCCCGCGCGCGGCGGCGTCGTCGGCGTGCATGTCCAGGTGCGGCTCCCCTTCGGCGCGCGCGTGGCGAGGCAGGTGCGCGTAGCTCGAGTTCAGGAAGTGGAGGGCTGACTTGGCGCTGATCAGGACGAGCGGGTAGCCATCCCCGGCCGGCGGTCGATAGCCGGGGAGGGGATCGAGGCCGCGGGCGGCGAGCCGCTCGGAGTACAGCTCGCACTTTCCGGACGACGTCGGGAAGCCACCCTCGGCGAAGGGCCGCCAGTCGGCCGGCAACGCGAGCGGCGCCCAGCCCTCTTCGAGGAGGCGCTCGAACGTCACGCCTTTCAGATACGGGTGGCCGCTCCCCAGTGCCGCCCGGATCAAGTCTTGCTCGGTCTCGCGGAAGCACGGCTCGTCGAAGCCCATCACCGACGCCAGTCGCCGGAAGAGCTCGGTGTTGGACACGGCCTCGCCGCGCGGGGCGATCGCGGGCCGGTTCAGGCTGAGATACTGGTGGCCCCAGCTCGTGACCAGGTCCCACTCCTCGACGAAGCTGGTGGCGGGCAGAACGAAGTCGGCGTAGCGCGCGGTGTCGGTCAGGAAGAGGTCGTGGACGACGGTAAACAGGTCTTCGCGGCGCAGACCCTGCACCACGAGCCCCTGATTCGGCGCGATCACGGCCGGATTGGCGTTGTAGACGAACAGGACCAGGATGGGCGGCCGCAGCGCCGGGTCGGTCAGGGCGCGGCCCAGCTGGACCATGTTGATCAGGCGGGTCTTGTGCGAGGCGAGCTGCGGCATCTCCACCGCATCGATCGCGAGGGCCTTCAGGAAGAGCTCCGCCGTCGAGGGCAGGAGGCCGCCGCCGCGCTCACGCCAGGCGCCGACCAGGGCGGGAAGGCAGGCGATGGTCCGGAGCAGCATCCCGCCCCCCGGATGCTTTTCGGGGCCGACGAGCGTGCGGATCACGGCGGGCCGGGTCGTGGCGTAGGCCCGCGCTAGCGCGACGATCTCGTCCGCCGGCACGCCGCACAGGTCGGCGGCGCGCGACGGCGGGTATTCGGCGAGCCGGTCCCGGAGCCGATCGAATCCCACCGTGTGCCGCTCGACGTAGTCGGCGTCGTGGAGGCCTTCAGCGACGATGACGTGCATCATGCCGAGGGCGAGCGCGGCGTCGGTGCCGGGAATCGGGCGGACGTGCCAGTCGGCCTCGGCGGCGGTCCGGGTCCGCAGCGGGTCGATCACGACCAGCCGGGCGCCCGCCTCGCGTCCCCGGCGGATGAAGGGCCAGAGATGGACGTTCGTGACCACGGTGTTCGTGCCCCACAGCAGGATGAACCGGCTCTGGACGACGTCCTCAGGCAGGATGCCGTACGTCGCGCCGAGAGTCGCGCGGACGCCGGCGGCGGCGGTGCTCCCGCAGATGGTCCGGGCGAGCCGGCTCGCGCCGAGGCGGGCGAAGAAGCGGTTTCCCATGCCGCCGTACTCGATCACGCCCTGGTTGCCGGCAAAGCTGTAGGGCAGCACCGCCTCGCCGCCGTGGGTCGCGAGGACCGCGCGGAGCCGCCCGGCGATCTCGGTGAGGGCTTCGTCCCAGCCCACCGGACGGAAGGCTCCCTCGCTCTTCCCGCCGACCCGGCGGAGCGGCTGGAGCACCCGCTCGGGGCTGTAGACCCGGTCCAGGTACCGGTTGACCTTGGCGCACAGGGCCCCGCGCGTGAACGGATGGGCGCGGCTCCCGGCGAGCCGCACGGCGGCGCCGTCCTCGACGGTCACCTCCCAGGCGCAGGCGTCGGGGCAGTCGTGGGGGCAGGCGCCCTTGACGGGACCTGTCCGGGCGGTCGCCGGAATGGGCTCGGCCATGTCGGCTCCACCATAGACGCCGGGGTGCCTGGCCCGCAAGATCCTGGGAGGGGGCCTTTGATTGGGCGGGCTTCGCCCGTTGGGGCCCCCTCCCAGGCCCACCCCCACCTCTCGGGCTGGGTGGGTGGGCCCGCGGGCGAAGCCCGCGCGCGGAGCGGAACACCAACCGTTGGCGGCAGGACGAGCCGCTGCGCGTCGTCACTCCGACAAGCCGCAAGGGGCCCGGCGCTCTTGCGGCGCCCGGCCGGCCTGCTTATAGTGGGGGCCATTCCCGCGAAGCCCGCGGATTCCCGCGAGCCGAGGCGACCGAAGGCGGATCGGACTGGAGGAAGAAGGAGGATCAGACCATGGTGGACCTCTCGCGGCAGGTGGACCGACGCGAGCTCCTGCGGACCGGCGTGACGGCCGGGCTCGGCCTCGCCGCCTTCGGCCTCGGACCCTCGGCCGGCGCCCAGGCCAAGAAGGTGGTGAAGCTCTCGTTCATCGGGCCGCTGACCGGCGGCACGGCCTCGAACGGGCTGGGCGGGCGCAACTCGTTCCTGCTCGCGGTGGCCGAGCGGAACGCCGACCCGAAGAGCAAGTACCGCTACGAGACGATCGTCCTGGACGACGAGTGCAAGCCGACGGTCGGCGTTCAGGCGGCGCTCAAGGCCGGCTCTGAGCCCGAGGTGATCGCCTCCGTCTCCCACTACTGCAGCGTGGTGGCCATCGCGACCGTGGACACCATGCACAAGCTCGGCCTGCCGTCGATGGTCTGGGGCGCGGTGCTGCCCGAGATCACCTACGGCCACCAGTACCCCGAGGTCACCCGCGTCAACGGCACCATGATCAACCAGAACCACATCGCGGCCGACTTCGCCGTGAAGAAGGTCGGGTTCAAGACTTTCTCGATCATCCACGACACCACCGACTACGGCCGGGGCCACGCCAAGTACTTCACCGAGGGCCTCGAGAAGGTCGGCGGGAAGGTCCTGTCGGTGACCGGGACCGCCAAGGACCAGAAGGACTACACGGCGGAGCTGACCAAGGTGAAGGCCGAGAAGCCGGAGGTCATCTACTACGGCGGCCTCACCCCCGACGGGGTCCGGGTCAAGGTCCAGATGGACAAGCTCGGGGTCAAGGCGCAGCTCCAGGGCACCTCGGGGATCAAGTCGGACACCTTCATCGAGACGGCCGGGGCGAGCGCGGAGGGCGTCTACTGCTTCACCGAGGGGGCGCCGACCGAGAAGCTGCCGGGCGGGAAGAAGTTCCTCGAGGCGTACGCGAAGATGGGCTTCAAGGAGCCGTCGGAAGCCTACGGTCCGTTCGCCTACGTGGCCACGCACCTGATGATCGACGCGATCGAGGAGGTCGGGCCGGACCGGGCCAAGGTGGCCGAGAAGCTGAAGCGGACCAAGAAGCGCGACACGATCATCGGCCCCGTCGAGTTCGACGAGCACGGGCAGAACATCGTCCCCCTGATCACCACCTACGTCGTCCAGGACGGGAAGTGGGTGGTCTGGGAGGACTCGGAGTACGCGGCCGGCAAGCGCGAGCTGCCGGGGCTCAAGTTCCGCCGGGAACGAGGTTGAGCGTGAGACGCCGGGCGGCCAGGCCTCTGTCGCGCGTCGGGCCGAAGACGCCGAGCGGCGACGGTTCTCGGCCCGACGACCGCTGATGCCACCGCTGGAGGTCCTCCTCCAGCAGGCCTTCAACGGCCTCATGCTGGGCGTCATGTACGCCCTGGTCGCCGTGGGCTTCACGCTCTTCTTCGGCGTCCTCGACGTGATCCACTTCTCC from Candidatus Methylomirabilota bacterium carries:
- a CDS encoding extracellular solute-binding protein, translating into SLARRLPVSIVLLVLVLAVTLGAGPAQAQAPIEDELVLQTPVSKFIVDATLKAFADYAKERWGLTLKTNAQYAGTPVSYGRIVEWKGRPEADIFWGGESALFDKLAEQKLLVKHEISRELADGIPLSIGKPKPIPLKDPHGFWIGTALEPYGIVYHPRLLKRLGVPEPKDWDDLLHPKLKGNVAQCAPTRSSSSHATYEIILQVKGEQAGWEWLKRLAGNSGIFTARSRDVPSVVAKGEFAAGFAVPSYMAFEEVLAGFDIKYVAPRNAFVTPEPMAILAGARHPKAARAFIEFLLTERGQKVFMERGLFPITPKYKVQGPPGSVAEKAVEFTGGVRSYFDHEIVGNYDEDVAQKRYQEVNEKYRKEIEAAWEELKRK
- a CDS encoding molybdopterin oxidoreductase family protein, producing the protein MAEPIPATARTGPVKGACPHDCPDACAWEVTVEDGAAVRLAGSRAHPFTRGALCAKVNRYLDRVYSPERVLQPLRRVGGKSEGAFRPVGWDEALTEIAGRLRAVLATHGGEAVLPYSFAGNQGVIEYGGMGNRFFARLGASRLARTICGSTAAAGVRATLGATYGILPEDVVQSRFILLWGTNTVVTNVHLWPFIRRGREAGARLVVIDPLRTRTAAEADWHVRPIPGTDAALALGMMHVIVAEGLHDADYVERHTVGFDRLRDRLAEYPPSRAADLCGVPADEIVALARAYATTRPAVIRTLVGPEKHPGGGMLLRTIACLPALVGAWRERGGGLLPSTAELFLKALAIDAVEMPQLASHKTRLINMVQLGRALTDPALRPPILVLFVYNANPAVIAPNQGLVVQGLRREDLFTVVHDLFLTDTARYADFVLPATSFVEEWDLVTSWGHQYLSLNRPAIAPRGEAVSNTELFRRLASVMGFDEPCFRETEQDLIRAALGSGHPYLKGVTFERLLEEGWAPLALPADWRPFAEGGFPTSSGKCELYSERLAARGLDPLPGYRPPAGDGYPLVLISAKSALHFLNSSYAHLPRHARAEGEPHLDMHADDAAARGIRDGELVRAHNRRGSVVLRARVGDGVRPGVVAMPHGWWPSRSPSGASANALTSDGLADLGGGSDLYSTRVEVERVTTSS
- a CDS encoding branched-chain amino acid ABC transporter substrate-binding protein; translation: MVDLSRQVDRRELLRTGVTAGLGLAAFGLGPSAGAQAKKVVKLSFIGPLTGGTASNGLGGRNSFLLAVAERNADPKSKYRYETIVLDDECKPTVGVQAALKAGSEPEVIASVSHYCSVVAIATVDTMHKLGLPSMVWGAVLPEITYGHQYPEVTRVNGTMINQNHIAADFAVKKVGFKTFSIIHDTTDYGRGHAKYFTEGLEKVGGKVLSVTGTAKDQKDYTAELTKVKAEKPEVIYYGGLTPDGVRVKVQMDKLGVKAQLQGTSGIKSDTFIETAGASAEGVYCFTEGAPTEKLPGGKKFLEAYAKMGFKEPSEAYGPFAYVATHLMIDAIEEVGPDRAKVAEKLKRTKKRDTIIGPVEFDEHGQNIVPLITTYVVQDGKWVVWEDSEYAAGKRELPGLKFRRERG